Genomic segment of Panthera leo isolate Ple1 chromosome B2, P.leo_Ple1_pat1.1, whole genome shotgun sequence:
ctccttctcaACCTTTCAATGTATATAAAGAAACatagctctggggcgcctgggtggctcacgtcatgatttcgcggttcacgcgttcgagccccgcgtcgggctctgtgctgacagctcagagcctggagcctgcttcgggattctgtgtctccctctctctctctctctgcccctctcccactcgtgctctgcctctctctgtctctcaaaaataagtaaacattaaaaaatttaaaaaacaacagaaatacagCTCTTAAgctaatttggaagaaaaataactgtCCAAAGGAGATATTTCACCCTTGGAAAAAATCCCGATTCTCTCTATAATGTCTTCATTGCCTGTCCCTCTTTATCTCGTGTGCCATATGCTGCTCTGGGAAACTTCTCGGTATCTTTCACACTCTACTGAAATAGAAAATTGCCAGAGAGCAAGAGATACCTTTTGTCAGAGCAGTGAACTTAAAGGTGGTTTTCTGAAGTCACCTCATGAGAAAAGTCGTAAGCCACTAAACACTGGTTGCCCATGACATTTGACACTGTGCCCCTGGTATATTTCCACGCAAGCATGACGTGCGGGGCACCGATATTCAGGGTCCTCTTTCCGACATAGAGGGTGAGGTATGGAAGCAGCAAGGACCCCGTTATCTTGTCCATGAACGCCTGTGGGCACCTTTTGCCCGGCCTCCCTCCACGTCAGCTGTAGTCATCGGTGTGGCAAAGGCAAGATCGTTTGTCTTGCCGGATGAACCAGATGGCATGATGATAAACAGGGTGACGGTGGACAGACTGTCCCGCacgcaacaggctctgtgttgacagaaaCGAACAGGAGTCTACGTTCATTTTCTTTAGAACAATCACGTTACTCTCCTGTAGTGCCAACATAAAGCTCAAAGAATCTTTACAGACTGACATCTTGTACTGGACAAGCATTAATACGTTTCCATGTCTAACattaaccaagaaacagatttatCTAATGGCTGGGTGTATAGGTGAATTGCACTTAATGCCATGATGATAACCTTGGCCCCTGGAGGGGTCTGGACTCGGTCTTCTCCACTTTGTTTTATCTTGGTTTATCGCCCGCCCGGCCAGCCCAGTTCCCACTTTTTTGAGTTTACTTTAGTATAATGAGATGTCTTCTCGGCCTGCAGTCCAGGGGTTAGAGGCGACCTAACAAACGTGCGTTCACGGGGACCTGTTGTGTTGCAGCCCCTTTGACGTGGAGGACATGGCCCCGTCCTCGGGCGCCGGGAGCAAGGCCGCAGCCCTGCAGAGGAGAATGTCCATGTACAGCCAGGGGACCCCGGAGACGCCCACCCTGAAGGACCACTCCTTTTTCGTAAGTTCACGGTGATCTGGGGAGGAGGCGCGTTGAACCCGAGGTGGGGCTGGCACCCAGTATGTGAAACGCTTGACACGGCATTAGGGGTTCTCAGTAACTCCTGATAATGCTCCAAGATGCCCTTGGCCATCTGCACACGGCGGTGGTAGACCGCCCCCTGCCgtctttcctctcccctcacccccccttTACTGATCGCACTGATAACACGCAGACTTTTCTGAAGACTCTCTGAGCTCAGCCTTTTAGAGTGAGGGGGTCCACAGCGGCCTCCTAGTTCTAATCAGAAACGCGGGCTCGAAAGCTAACGAGACACGGGAACCAATGCTTTCCGCTAACTGCGCGTCTTGCTTTGACTTCCCAAGCGGTGGCTGCGCCCTCCGGCAGACAGGCCGCGGCGGCTGTCTGTCTTGAGTGCCTGGCAGGACACTTTCTTGGCCAAGCTGCACTGCAGCCGCTCCCTCAGTGACCTGCCCTCCCTCCGGCTGAGACCCAAGGCCGGGCTAGAGTTTTATGTGAGTGTGGGTGGCCTGCCCGCTGGGAAGTGCTTGCCGTGGGGGCTGGTGGCACGTGTGCTGTGGTCTGTCCGTTTTTCCCGCTTCTCTGTTGCGCTCACGGGGCGACGGATACAGCCGTCCTGTCCCTGGGGCGGGAAATTGGGTCACGCATGCGCCTCTGTCCGCCAGGTGGTTGTCCCTGTCTTTGGCGAGCCCCGCTTTTGTGCTGTGGTTTTTCTCCGCTGGGGCAAAGATATCCATGGTAACAAgatcttcatcttttaaaaatacaattacactTGCGGTCAAAGACGTTCCTTCCCGAGTCCAACTAGTTTATCACCGGTAACAGTCTCTAGGCCTTTCGGCATTCAGATGCACTTAGCATTTGAGTAACCTCAAAAACTGGCATTCGAGGAGGTCAAAAGGATGCATACCAATTTTATGAGagccttttttatttaaagaggtTCTTAGCCTTGGTTTATGGTagtgtttgttaatttttgctgCCTTAGCAAAAGAAACTCATTTGTAGCCAGGAATGCAACAGGTGACCTACATTGTATGTGGTAGACGTTAGGTCACAAGAGAggacacacgtacacacacacacgtacgcgTGTACGTGGAATATTCTGTTCTTTACGAACATATAGAAGTCAtccttgggggcgggggggagtcaTCTTTGAATGTCCAGAAAGGAAAGGACTAAAAAGTTTTCTGGTTAATGATCATAATAATTGCATCTAATTCGTTGAATTACAAATCCCAGGTGACAAGGACCAGACTAAAGTAGTGGAGTTTCCGAGGAAAACGGAAAGATCGTGTAAGGAAAATGTGCCTGAACACATGGACCCAAAAACGACATAGCAGATACAATTGTATACGTAACCACGGATATCACGTGTATATCCATGTTCGCCTGCTTTAAGTTGTGGAGGGAGTTGGTAGAGATCTTAATAGCATAATTTAAACAAgagtttgatggcttcctataGCCTTTTGGATAAAGGCAGACGCCTCAGAGCGGCTCTTCCTCAGCCCGGCTTTCCACGCCTGCCATTGACCGCTCTTCGTCCTCTGCCTGAGCCCCTTGACCTCCCCACCGCTCTCCAACCCCACCACACCCTTCGCGAGCTGCCATATTTGCGCACACAGCGTTCCTTCTCGAATGCACTCCCTCCTCCTCGCCTCCGCCCCCCCAGGGCTGAGCTCTGGGACCCCCTGTTCCCCAGGCGGCAGCCATCCCCGTGCAGGGGTCCTGCCTTGTTGTGTCACGCCTCAGTTATCGCACACGCGCTCGTACTGTCGTGTGCCCGTTTATAGGCTCCCCTTGGCACACCGGGAGTCCCCTTGAGCAGAGCACCTCGGCTTCGTCTAACTCAACCTTGGCCACTCGTGTAGGTGCGCGTTGGGTTTGGGAACATGAGGCCCGAGAGAAACGGCTGGTGAGGACTTCGGAATTTCCGCAAGAATCCTGATGGAGCAACCCCCTGCCTCAGCCAGTGCCTCCCTCGTCCCCCAGTGCGGCCAGGGCCCCGGGGGTTCTGTGAGATGCCTGAGGGATCCCCTCGGAGGAAGTCCAGGGGGTAGCCCTTTTCCAATCCTACCAGAAGCTCCCCCTTTGTCTCTCCTAGAGGGGtaaggtgcggggggggggggggggggggggcggcagacAGAGGGCAGAGGACACCGAAGGAGACAAGCCCCAGAGCCCACGGGGCCCACCTGCTGCTTCGCGGCTCCTGGGGGGGTTTCCAGAACTCCGCCCACTCCCGCCCCTGCACCCCAGGACCCTGAGCAGCACGCTCGGGGACCATTCACGGAAGAAAACGTTCTTTAGAGGCAAAACTGAGCTGCAGAGGTTCCTGGAGTGCCCCAGTGACACAGCTCACCCTGTGGTTAACCAGATGAGAATAGGAAGTTTGGGTTGAACTGACTGCACGTGCTGGGATCTGGCGGCCCCAGCCCAGCAGCGAGGGGACCAGAGACACGGCTGGGGAGGACAGGGGCTCCCTTTCCGTCCGCTCCCATTTCACTGGCTGGAACGTTTTGTTTCCCAGAACTATGATGGTAATTCCTTGCTTTATATGGAATTAGGCATGAGCGTGGTACTTAACCATTTACCTAGAATATCAAATCCAGAACCCAGGAGAAATTATCCATTTTGAAAGAGCTGGTCTCAAATACCCAGAAAACTTTTTCCACGGAGCAGCATTTGGTACCGAGACCCTGCACGGACCGCAACGTAGGGAAAACTGACTTAGAAATCATTTTAATGCCCGCATAAAGGAATTATCTTGGTTACCTGGATATTTGGAACCTCTCCCCCTTCTGAGCTCTGCTTCATGGATCACAGAGTGTACTTGACCCAGCCCGGGTGGGCTCGACAAGAGGACTCGCTGTTTCTAGACACAGCTCTGGCTGTGCAATCGCGGGAGATGTTCAAGTTTATTAGTCTCCCGTTTTTACAGAAGCTATGCGAGTGTATTTCTGGCCTCAGTTATTTGTGGCATGGTTACCAAATTAATAGAACATTTTCAAGGGCTTGGATTTGTGGGTagagattcttttaaaataatctatgaGAACTGAAGCAGAACAAAGCATCCCGTCTTTTGAGTGAAATAGCATGAATGTTGTCAAGTCTCTTAAGATAAATGCCTCCCCCCCAAAATtggtagcattattcataagtaCAGCTGCCAAATATTGTGAGATCCTGCGTTTTAGGAAACAGGCTCgcttgtctcccctcccccaaccttttcttttgaaaatgttaaaccCAAGAATAGCATAATGAACTTTCACCTAGATTCAACACCAGAAGTCCTTTCTAAgagctttgttttctcttgccacacaacacaaccacacacacacacaaccacacacaaccacacacacacacacacacacacatacaaccacacacaagtcacacatacacacaaccacgcacacacacaaccacacacacatacaaccacacgcaaatcacacatacacacaaccacacacacacacaaccacacacaaccacacacacacacaaccacacatacacacacacatacagccacACACaagtcacacatacacacaaccacacacacacacaaccacacatgcacaaccacacacacacacaaccacacgcaaatcacacatacacacaaccacacacatacaaccacacacaagtcacacacacacacacaaccacacacacaaccacacacatacagccacatacaaatacacaaccacacacacatacaaccacacacaaatacacaaccacacacacaaccatacacatacacacaaccacacacacatacacacactaccacacatacacatacacatacaaccacacataaccacacacacacaaaccacaaacATACATACtaccacacacacaaccacacacacacgcacaaccacacacacaaccacacacacatacaaccacacacaagtcacacatacacacaaccacGCACACGCACATACAACCAAACATACGcaaccacacatacacacaaccacacacactaCAACCACACACAtaccaccacacacacaaccacatacacatacaaccacacacatacagccacatacaaatacacaaccacacacacacagccacacacacaaaccacacacacatacaaccacacacaaatacacaaccACACATATACAACCATACacatacaaccacacacacattcacacactgccacacacacacacatacacatacaaccACACATAACCACACACAACACAAaccacaaacatgcacacatactaccacacacacgcacaaccacactcacaaccacacacacacacaaccacacacacataccacacacacacacaccacacgcaaatcacacatacacacaaccacacacatacagccacatacaaatacacaaccacacacacacaaaccacacatacacaaccacacacacaccacacacacacacaccacacgcaaatcacacatacacacaaccacacacacatacaaccacatacaaatacacaaccacacacacacaaaccacacaaccacacacacacacaaccacacacataccaccacacacacaaccacacacacagccacacacatacagccacatacaaatacacacccacacacacacagccgcacacacaaaccacacacacatacaaccacacacaaatacacaaccACATATAtacaaccacacacatacacacaaccacacacacattcacacactgccacacacacacacatacacatacaaccACACATAACCACACACAACACAAaccacaaacatacacacatactaccacacacacaaccacacacacatgcacaaccacacacataaccacacacacgcacagccacacacacacacacacacatacacacaatcaaCAAATGAAACATTAATATCATGAAAGTGccagttgtttattttaatgATCTCGTATCTTGTCTGCACACAAACCACACCAAgcatataatttgtatttaaaaataatggtgtCAGGGctcccgggggctcagtcggttcagcgtctgactcaggtcacgctctcacacacggttcacgagttcgagccccgcgtcgggctctgtgccgacagctcagagcctggagcctgcttcggattctgtctccctctctctctgcccctcccctgctcactccctgactctttctctcaaaaataaagaaacattaaaaagtttttaaataataacgaGACGCCTTTTATCCACAGTCTAATCTACCCGATGACGTCTTTGAAAACGGCAAGGCCGCTGAGGAGAAAACGCCACTGTCTCTCAGCTTCGGTGACCTGCCCAACGAGGACTGCGCCCTCACCCCGGACCCAGCGGGCTCTCTCTCTGGCGCGGGTGCGGCAAACCCCGAAATCACCATCACCCCCGCAGAGCTGAGCCCCAGCGGCCCGTCCTCCCACAACGAGGGCACGGAAGACTCCGGCTCAGCATCTTCCAGAAACTCCTCGCGAGAGGGCCGGGAGGCCAAGCCGCCCCCGGAGGAGCCCCCAGCCGGGCCCAGGAGCCCCCCGGAGCGCCGAGCGGCGGCAGGTGCCGGGCCGGAGCGCCTGTTCCTGGAGAAGGAGGTGGCCGAGGCGCTCCTGCGGGAGTCCGACGAGGCGTCCGAGCTCAAGCCGGTCGAACTGGACGCTTTTGAAGGAAACCTCACGAAGCAGCTGGTGAAGAGGCTGACCTCGGCCGAGGCGCCCGCGGCCGCGGACAGGCTGCTCTCCGAGGGCTCGGTCAGCGGAGAATCCGAAGGCTGTCGATCCTTCCTGGACGGAAGCTTGGAGGACGCCTTCAGCGGGCTTTTCCTTGCGCTGGAGCCCCACAAGGAGCAGTATAAGGAGTTTCAGGATCTGAACCAAGAAGTCAAGCATTTGGATGATATTCTAAAAGTAAGTACCGTTTCAGGGAAACCAGACTAGGTTTGGAGAGAGGCGTCTGAGGCCAGCTTCTGTGCAAAGTTGCGTATCTATCTTTCCCTGACCGATAGATAACCATCCTTTGGCGCTGACCTTTCCACCCCGGTAGCACGGGTTAAGTTTCGTTTTTCCTCACAACAGATCGACGTACCTAAGACGATCAGGAGTTAAATTAAACAGCTCTGAGGAGTGGCTGAGCTCCTTCGGTCCCAGAGTTAGTCACTGTAAACccatgtgatgtgatgtgatgtgatgtgaaaCGGAGGCATTTTGATGCTCATAATGTCACTGGGATGCTACTGGATAGGATCCCTTCCTGACTGATCAAGACTTAGGCATGGGTGGAGCCATGGGTCTCTCCCctccgcaaccccccccccccccccccgccacaggcCTCCCCGCCAGCCCCGGGCACTGCCTCCAAAGAGTCCCTTCTCCAGACTCGTCCCAACCAGTGAGTCAGAATCTGAGATAGATCCAGCACCAATCGTCATCTGCTGTGTTCTAGAAGCCAGGGACCCCCAAGTCCACCAGAGATGTCCTTCTCAACCCTGTTCCTGATCAGACAGCTCAGTGTGGACGTGGTGGGAGCGGAGAGCAAGAGGGATGATCTCCGCACAGGCGGGGGTTCCTAACGATGGGATCATTGTTGCTACACCGGAATGTATGTTTCTACCGGGCATACAGattaaacttttgaaaacacGGCACAAGAAGACAGGACCTGATTTTGTCCCGAATCCCACGCCACTTCTGTGTCCTTTGCTACTCTAAGGTTGCCACACAGGAAAGAAATCGGGTCCTTTTCCAGGAAACAGCAATTCTTTGGTGACCTGTGCTGTAAAATAGGCTTGAAAATAAGGTGCCAGTGGAGAGCCGAGATTCCACCCACAGAAGGCTGTTGTGTCCCTTGGAATGACTGTTTTTGAGATGTGGTCTTCTCAGTGGCCTGTGGGAAGTACATTTCCACACATTTCCAAGGCTTCTCTGACTCTCTTAGCCTTCTCAGTCGTGCTCCCCTAGCTTGGAGCGGGATTTGTCCCCAGGGCAGATGAGACTTCAATCCCAACTCCGCAGATCGTCTAGTGCCCATGACGGACTAATTCAGTTGTTGGTATAGCCTCTGAGAGGACGCTCTGAATCTGCCTTTTGTAAAACATAAAAGTGCCAGTTCAGGACCCGTGTGTTCATGCTGCTTGCCTAGTACTCCAGTGAAAACATCTTCTAACCCCCCAACAAGCTCTTATCTGCATAGGTGACCAGCTTTGCTTAGTGGGAGAAAGGTGTTCAATTTAAAGACAACTGACCCCACCTCTCGCAGATGCCTTCGAGAAAGCAAGTGGAGATACCAGTTCCCATTTCCAGACATCTGGATTGCTGAGAAGTATCTGGGCCCACCAGGAAACACTAAGCACCCCATCTGTTAGTCTTATAAAAACCTGGGGGTCACAGATTTCTTTCCAGAGTGTTATTTCAATCTGCTGTTGTTCCAGAACGGTCCTGCCTCTAAAATCCTTTACTGTCCCTCCCTTCGTTATGATCGATATGTAAACGCATCCATACCGTGCCAGGTCAAGTTCAGCAGATAGCTCCTTAAGAACGAAGACCCTAGAGGTGGGTTGAGTCTGGACCGGCTCCTTCTATCTGTCTGAGACTGAAAACAGCATTCGAGTTGAGGGCTGGGGCAAATGGCTTTAGATCCAGCCAGAATTAAAGCGTCAGCTGGACaaagctttctcttttctcccccccttcACATTCCTAGGATGCTAAAGCCTCTTGAGGATCAGAAACTAAATGATGCTGCCCCTGGGACGGAGATCACTGAGGGTGAAGGAAACAACTCTGATTTAAAAGACCGAAAGGCGGTTTCCCCCGTGCTTTTGTGCCATCTTGACAATCAGAGACAGCTCTCTGCGAGGCGCTGCCTGCCTTGTGTTGCGAAGTCAGCGAGGAGAGCCCGAGAGGGTGGACATGTAGTTCTTCTGACTCACAAGACTTGTCCCGTTCAGTCCGCCCCAGCGTCCGTCCTCTTGAATATTTGGAAGgacttctttccatctctgtgccCGTAGCAACTGGCGTTACGCTGTTTGTCTTCCTTCTGTCTGTGTCTAGCAATACAGAATTCCCCAGGCCCTAGGATGGGTTTGCCCACAGTATCCCAGGGCCCAGTCACGGAAGTGACGGGATTTGTTCCGGAGAGGAAGCAGGGACCCTTCTTGCCGGGCCTGtacccttccttttctcctcagcGCTCAAAGAAAATGATATGCCGTGaatgtaaaattaatttgaagTCCACTTGCCTAGGGAGTATGAGTTAAGTCTGAGTTTGAGTAGTTTTCTCTTCCtggggttgggttttttttttttaatcctttagaaCATCCTTGGGTTCTAAAGGTTCCTTGGGCAGTCAGCTCCTGTCTCGGGACACTGCACACGTTACAGATTGGTTACTATTTGGCACGGACTCCGTGACTCTCTAGATTTGTCTGCTGgttgtattttctttggagttGAGCTCTAGGCAGAGGGGTACGGCAGTTCCGTTTCCCAAGGCTTTCTGGGCTGTAATGTTTTCTCAACTTTTTATTCTAAACTTTCAAGcagaagtaggggtgcctgggttgctcagttggttgagcgtccgacttcagctcaggtcatgatctcgcagtctgtgagttcgagccccgcgtcgggctctgtgctgacagctcagagcctggagcctgcttcagattctgggtctccctctctctctgccccttccctgctcatgctctgtctctctctgtctcaaaaataaataaaaacattaaatttttttaaataaaaaatttcttaaaaaactttCAAGCAGAAGTAGAGAGAATCCTGTAACAGCTCCCAGTGCGCCCATCCCCCAGCTTCCACGATGTCAGCTCACGGCCAGTCTTGTTCCGTCTGTTCTCCTCCCCGCTTATTTCCCTCCAGATCATTTTGGAACAAATCCCAGATCCTGTGTCATTTAATCcatcattgtagttttttttttttttaatgcgaagattttaaatgcatttttttttaaatgccaacaacaacaaaaaataaaagcttggaaaaaaagaaagtgtcgCATCTCAGATCGAGTGTTGCCTGTTGTGTTTCTGCTTCTGGATATGTTGACCTTCTCCCCGATGCCTTCTGCCTTTGCAGTGTAAGCCAGCCGGAAACCGCAGCCGGTCTTCCAGTTTAAGTCTTACAGTCGAAAGTGCTTTAGAAAGCTTTGATTTCCTGAACACCTCTGATTTTGACGAGGAGGAGGATGGTGATGAGGTTTGTACTGTTGGAGGAGGCACGGACTCGGTATTTTCAGACACTGAGACGGAGAAAAATAGGTAAGTGTGAAGTCAGCGTCCGCTTACCTCTCTTCTGAACAGTGGTTCTTTGTTACTCTCAGACGGGACCCGTGCACATCTCCAGGAAGAGAAAACTCCCTACATGAATGACCAACTGGCTTTCAATTCCCTCTTATTGGCAAgggccatttttaaatgttgttcaCCTCTCTTGTGTTGTCGAAGGGAAAATGAATCACCTTTCTTCGCTGTAAATAAAGGGGAAACTTTTGTATGGGCATGTGTCTTGTGCACACCGATACCTTGGAGGCTCCGGGGGTCGACAACTTGCCCCCAGTGCAATGAATTCCAAATTAACTAAGCTTGCTATGTGTCTGGAGAACTCTTACTGGATGATCCACCTGTACCTGGTTCTCCTCTCTTTGCGTGTCTTATTTCttatctcttcattttgttgTGCTCTGCTTTGTCCACCCCTGTATCTCTTGCTCCCTTTGGCAAAGTTGCTGTATGTTAACCTCATCCGTGCACACGTCAATGCCAGGTTTAAGTCCAGGCACATAATTGCCTCAGAATGTAACAGGGATGACCAATAACTGAGAACGATTTCTTCTGCTTCTGCAGCCCAGCAGGTGGAGAATGAGGC
This window contains:
- the RIPOR2 gene encoding rho family-interacting cell polarization regulator 2 isoform X10, with amino-acid sequence MVLPSRLHWVRSRPWRDRIRRRQLNRLPARLPEIMLVGSQSFSPGGPNGIIRSQSFAGFSGLQERRSRCNSFIENPSALKKPQAKLKKMHNLGHKNNNPPKEPQPKRVEEVVRALKNGLDEYLEVHQTELDKLTAQLKDMRRNSRLGVLYDLDKQIKTIERYMRRLEFHISKVDELYEAYCIQRRLQDGASKMKQAFAASPASRAARESLSEISRSYREYTENMCAIEAELENLLGEFSIKMKGLAGFARLCPGDQYEIFMKYGRQRWKLKGRIEANGKQSWDGEEVVFLPLIVGFISIKVTELKGLATHLLVGSVTCETKELFAARPQVVAVDINDLGTIKLSLEISWYPFDVEDMAPSSGAGSKAAALQRRMSMYSQGTPETPTLKDHSFFSNLPDDVFENGKAAEEKTPLSLSFGDLPNEDCALTPDPAGSLSGAGAANPEITITPAELSPSGPSSHNEGTEDSGSASSRNSSREGREAKPPPEEPPAGPRSPPERRAAAGAGPERLFLEKEVAEALLRESDEASELKPVELDAFEGNLTKQLVKRLTSAEAPAAADRLLSEGSVSGESEGCRSFLDGSLEDAFSGLFLALEPHKEQYKEFQDLNQEVKHLDDILKVSTPLEDQKLNDAAPGTEITEGEGNNSDLKDRKAVSPVLLCHLDNQRQLSARRCLPCVAKSARRAREGGHVVLLTHKTCPVQSAPASVLLNIWKDFFPSLCP